The genomic stretch GCAAAGCCGTTCATGCGGGCGAGGAACACGGCCGGAATGACCGCCAGCCCGTAGGCGGGGTTCCAGTCGGCGCGGACATTGCCTTGCACGCCGATGATGTCGACGGCGCCGGCAAGGCCGGCGAGCCCCGCTGAAATGGCGAAGACAGCGACGGTCAGGCCGGGGACGCCCAGCCCCGAATGGACCGCCGCGCGCGGATTGGCGCCGACGATCCGCAGCTTCAGCCCGAACGCCGTGCGCGTCATCACCAGATGCACGATAATGATCGCCGCCAGCCCAAGCAGCAGGCCGCTGGTGATGGTCGTTTCGAACAGGCGCGGCAGCCGGTCTTCCACCGGCAGTGTGCGGGTCTGCGGCACGGTCGTGGTGGGATCACGAAATGCCAGCTTGACCAGCACATTGGCGAGCGAAGTGCCGAGGAACGTCATCATCAGCGTGGTGATGATCTCGTTGACACCCTGATAGGCGCGCAGCAGAGCCGGCACCAGCGACCAGATCATCGCCACCACCATGGCGATGAGGAACGAGCAGATGAGCGCCAGCCAAGCCGGCAAGATCTCCACCAACACCGGAGCGCTGGCGGCTGCCGTCACCGCACCGAGAAGGAACTGGCCGTCGCCGCCGAGATTCCACATGCCGGCGCGGAAGGCGACGATCAAGCCGGCGGCGAGGAACAGCAGCGGCGCCATGCGCGTCAACGTCTGCTGGATACCGAGCGGCGAGAACAGTCCTTTCTCCAGCACAAAGCCGTAATAGGCGAGCGGGTCGACGCCGACGGCAAGCAGGATGCAGCCGGCGATGACGAGTGCTATGAGGATCGGGCCGAGTGTCATCAGCAGCCGGTGCAGGATGTCGCGGCGCGTCGCCGCCGCGCTCGTGGCATCGAGTGCGGTGGCACTGGCCGTGGGTGAGGTGTCGATGCTCATGCGGCAAGTCCGATCATCAGGCGGCCGATCCTGGTGCGGGCGTCGTCGGTGTTCTCGACGGTGCCGACCAGCGCTCCATTGGCGATGACGGCGACACGATCGCACATGCTCAGCAACTCCTCGAGGTCAGTGGAGATGAGCAGCACGGCGAGACCGCGGGCCGCCGTATCGCGGATGCGCTGGCGCGACGCCAAAGTGTTGGCGAGATCGAGCCCATAGGTCGGTTTGTTGAAAATCACCACCTTGGCACCCTCGGCCAGTTCTCGTGCCAGCAGCACCTTCTGGATGTTGCCGCCGGACAGCCGGGCGACCGGCGTCTTCAGGCTTGGCGTGCGCACGTCGTATTCACGCACGAGCTCTGCCGCGCGCCTGTCGATCTCGCCACGCTGCTCAACGCCGTGGCGCCAGAACGGGGCCGCGCCGACCTGCTTGAGGAAGAAGTTGATCGACACCGGGAAGGTGCCGACAGTGCCTTCGCCCAGCCGGTCATCGGTCAGGTAGCGCAGACCGCGCCGGCGGCGTTCGCCGACGCTCAGCGCCTCGATGGGAATACCCTCCAGCCGCACTGAACCGCCGGTCGCCCCGCGTTGGCCGGCCAGCGCTTCCGCCAACTGCTTCTGGCCGTTGCCGTCGATACCGGCGATGCCCAGGATCTCGCCCGGGCGGATGTCGAAGGAGATCGACGAGAGGCCGGGCGCATTGTCCGTCGGCGCGACCGCCAGATCCGCGACCTGAAGCAGCGGCGCCGCATCGGCCTGGACTGTACGGACCGGACGCTCGACAGCTTCCGGATCGTCTTTCCGCTTGCCGAACATCAATTCCACGATCTCAGAGATGATCGCCTGCTCACCCAGTGCGCGAAACCGCTCGGGTGGAATCTCGCCGACCTTGCGGCCGAGCTTCAGGACCGAGATGCGGTCGCCGAAGGCCGCCGCCTCCTTGAGCTTGTGGGTGATGAAGACGATCGCCAGGCCCTGCTCGACAAGGCGGCGCATCAGCGCGCCCAGTTCATCGATGCCTTTCGGTGTCAGCATGGAGGTGGATTCGTCGAGGATCAGCAGCCGGCTGTTGCGCACCATGGCGCGCAGGATTTCGACCTGCTGCTGCTCACCCAGCGAAAGCTCCGAAACCTTGACATGCAGCTTCACCGTGATGCCGAGGCTGCGGGTGATCTCGGCGACGCGCGCCTCAAGCTCCTCGGTCCGGGGGCGTTGCCACCACGGTCCGCCAAGCAAAAGGTTTTCCGCCACCGTCAGCGTCGGCACCAGCATCATGTGCTGGAACACAGTGCCGATGCCCAGCGCCAGTGCATGGCGCGGCGAGGTGATCGGCGTTGGTTTGCCGTCGACCAGTATGCGTCCCTCGTCCGGCTGCTGCAGGCCCGACAGCATGCCGATCAATGTCGATTTTCCAGCACCGTTCTCGCCGAGCAGCACATGCACTTCGCCGGGGCGGATCGACAGGTCGACGCTGTCATTGGCGACAATGCCGGGGAACCGTTTGGTCACGCCTTCCAGCGCGACGATGTCGCGCTTGTCGACGGGCGATGAAGAAAGACTGCTCATGAAAGCCCAGCCCTGAAAACGGGAAACGTCCGGAGGGGCGAACCGATCGCCCCTCCGGTAGCTGATTTCTGGTCGCCTTACTGGGCGACGCTGGTCATCAGCGCCCTGACGGCGGCCGCGTCATAGACCGGATCGACCTTGATCTTGCCGGAAATGACGTCCTCGCGCAGCGCCTGGATTTCCGTCCAGACCTTGTCCGGAATGGCAGCGGTTTTCAGCAGCTTCACCGAGTCGTCCTTGAGGCCGATCGTGTAGTGTTTGGTGCCGAACGTGTCGGCCTTGAGGTCGGCGATCATCGCCGCATAGACAGGCTCGATGTTCCACACCACCGACGACAGCAGGAAGCCCTTGTCGATCGGCGACTTGTCGCCGATGACGTCGATGAAATAGACCTTGCCGCCATCCGCTGCCTTGGTCGTTTCGACCGCCTGCAGCATACCGAAGCTCGAACCGTTGCCCTGGCCGAAGATGATGTCGGCGCCCGACGCGATCACGCTCTCGGTGACGCGCTTGCCGCCGGCCGCGTCGCTGTAGGCGGCCGGGCCGATCACCGCATAAGTGATCTTGACGTCCGGGTTCTCCGCCTTCACGCCTTGCGCGAAAGCCGCCGACTGCGAATTCCACGATGGCGGTTCGCCCGAGACGACGATGCCGACCGACTTGGAGCGCGACATCTTGGCGGCGAGACGGCCGGCGAGGTAAGCGCCCTGGTGGCCGCTCAGCGTGTAGTCGGCGACGAGGCCCTTCTCCAGGCCGTTCGGCGTATCGACGATTGCCACCGGAACCTTCAGTTCCTTGGCGATTTCAGGCGCCGAGGTGTTGTAACCGCTGGCATGGGCGATCAGCAGGCTGGCGCCGTCGGATGCAAGCTCGCGCAAGGTCGGACGAACGTCGCCGTAGCCGAGGCCCTGGGCCACGACCACTTCGACGCCGGCGGCCTTGCCCGCCGCCTTGGCGGCGTCGATGCCTTGCTGGTTCCAGCCGTAGTCGGTGCCTTCTTCAGGCGTCAGGATAGCGATCGACTTGACTTCGCCGGCAAGCGCGCCGCCCAACAAGACACCGCTCAGTATAACTGCACTTACACTGCTCTTAAGAATCTTTAACATGTTACCCTCTCTGTTTGATTTCCCAATCAATATTCTTATTGTTATTGCGCAGAAGCGAGATAGACTGCCCGATGAAAATCTACCCATGGAGATCGGGCAAAGTGAAGATTCGTTATGTCCTTCCGGTGATGCTGGCGCTCACACCCTTCGCCAACGCGGTCGAGTTGCACCATGTCATCGTCCGCAAGGGCACCGACGGGCTCGCCATGGTGCCGTTGACGATTTCGAATGCGGGCAATGAAGGGCTGTCCTGCAATGCCGACTTCGCCCACTGGTATTCGGCCGGGATCGCGACGGTCGAGCCGGGCAAGAGCGCCCGTGTCGAGCTCTGGTTCGACGCCAAGACCGGCACGTTCACGATCCTCAACGACAAGCGCGAGAACCTGCCGGTCGAGCGGCTGTGGTGCGGCCTGTCGGGCCGCGCATATGCCACGCGGGTGCAGATCACGCTCGACCGCATCGACGCGGCCAAGGGAGCGCGCGCCGTGTCCTGCGGCGTGGAGCAGGACCGGCTGGCGTGCCGATAGCCGCTCATCGACCCGTTGGCCCGCGACATGGCGCGACCTATTCCTTGGCCAGGAATTTGTCGGTGAAGACGTCGTCAGCCGACAGGGCCGCCTTGAGCACGCCTTGATCGGTGAGCGTCTTCAACGTTTCTTCCCACTGCGTCTTCGTCATCCAGCCAAGGCCGTGTTCCTTGGTGTCCGGGCTGGTGAAGGTCGACGCGATGTCGGCGTTGATCTGCGCCAGCAGCACATCCTTCTTGTCGGCGTAACCGGGTGCGGCCTTCGCCGTGATCTCGGCGGCCTCCTCAGGGTGCGCCACGACATAGTCGAAGGCCTCCCTGTACGCCTTGACGAAGCGGGCAACGATTTCAGGCTTGTCCTT from Mesorhizobium sp. 113-3-3 encodes the following:
- a CDS encoding putative B6 ABC transporter permease subunit 2; the protein is MSIDTSPTASATALDATSAAATRRDILHRLLMTLGPILIALVIAGCILLAVGVDPLAYYGFVLEKGLFSPLGIQQTLTRMAPLLFLAAGLIVAFRAGMWNLGGDGQFLLGAVTAAASAPVLVEILPAWLALICSFLIAMVVAMIWSLVPALLRAYQGVNEIITTLMMTFLGTSLANVLVKLAFRDPTTTVPQTRTLPVEDRLPRLFETTITSGLLLGLAAIIIVHLVMTRTAFGLKLRIVGANPRAAVHSGLGVPGLTVAVFAISAGLAGLAGAVDIIGVQGNVRADWNPAYGLAVIPAVFLARMNGFAAIGFVFLLSVLSIGGESAARRLGVPNHFTLVLVSIVLIVLALAEYVDHRYNQSRKA
- a CDS encoding putative B6 ABC transporter ATP-binding protein, whose translation is MSSLSSSPVDKRDIVALEGVTKRFPGIVANDSVDLSIRPGEVHVLLGENGAGKSTLIGMLSGLQQPDEGRILVDGKPTPITSPRHALALGIGTVFQHMMLVPTLTVAENLLLGGPWWQRPRTEELEARVAEITRSLGITVKLHVKVSELSLGEQQQVEILRAMVRNSRLLILDESTSMLTPKGIDELGALMRRLVEQGLAIVFITHKLKEAAAFGDRISVLKLGRKVGEIPPERFRALGEQAIISEIVELMFGKRKDDPEAVERPVRTVQADAAPLLQVADLAVAPTDNAPGLSSISFDIRPGEILGIAGIDGNGQKQLAEALAGQRGATGGSVRLEGIPIEALSVGERRRRGLRYLTDDRLGEGTVGTFPVSINFFLKQVGAAPFWRHGVEQRGEIDRRAAELVREYDVRTPSLKTPVARLSGGNIQKVLLARELAEGAKVVIFNKPTYGLDLANTLASRQRIRDTAARGLAVLLISTDLEELLSMCDRVAVIANGALVGTVENTDDARTRIGRLMIGLAA
- a CDS encoding putative B6 ABC transporter substrate-binding protein; its protein translation is MLKILKSSVSAVILSGVLLGGALAGEVKSIAILTPEEGTDYGWNQQGIDAAKAAGKAAGVEVVVAQGLGYGDVRPTLRELASDGASLLIAHASGYNTSAPEIAKELKVPVAIVDTPNGLEKGLVADYTLSGHQGAYLAGRLAAKMSRSKSVGIVVSGEPPSWNSQSAAFAQGVKAENPDVKITYAVIGPAAYSDAAGGKRVTESVIASGADIIFGQGNGSSFGMLQAVETTKAADGGKVYFIDVIGDKSPIDKGFLLSSVVWNIEPVYAAMIADLKADTFGTKHYTIGLKDDSVKLLKTAAIPDKVWTEIQALREDVISGKIKVDPVYDAAAVRALMTSVAQ